The Bos indicus x Bos taurus breed Angus x Brahman F1 hybrid chromosome 3, Bos_hybrid_MaternalHap_v2.0, whole genome shotgun sequence genome includes a window with the following:
- the SFT2D2 gene encoding vesicle transport protein SFT2B gives MDKLKKVLSGQDSEDRGGLSEVVEATSLSSGTRIKGFIACFAAGILCSLLGTLLLWVPRKGLYLFAVFYTFGNIASLGSTVFLMGPMTQLKRMFEPTRLIATVLVLLCFALTLCSAFWWHNKGLALIFCILQSLALTWYSLSYIPFARDAVKKCFTVCLA, from the exons ATGGACAAGCTGAAGAAGGTGCTGAGCGGGCAGGACTCTGAGGATCGGGGCGGCCTGTCTGAG gTTGTTGAGGCAACTTCATTAAGCTCGGGCACCAGAATAAAAGGCTTCATTGCCTGTTTTGCTGCAGGAATTCTCTGCTCACTTCTG GGAACTCTTTTGCTCTGGGTGCCCAGGAAGGGACTATATCTGTTCGCAGTGTTTTATACCTTTGGTAACATCGCATCTCTTGGGAg CACTGTCTTCCTCATGGGACCAATGACACAGCTGAAGCGAATGTTTGAGCCTACGCGTTTGATTGCAACTGTCTTGGTGCTG TTGTGTTTTGCACTTACCCTGTGTTCTGCCTTTTGG TGGCACAACAAAGGGCTTGCTCTCATCTTCTGCATTTTGCAGTCTCTGGCCCTGACGTG GTACAGTCTTTCCTACATACCATTTGCAAG GGACGCTGTAAAGAAGTGTTTTACTGTGTGTCTTGCATAA